A genomic segment from Nematostella vectensis chromosome 6, jaNemVect1.1, whole genome shotgun sequence encodes:
- the LOC5520941 gene encoding cysteine--tRNA ligase, cytoplasmic-like isoform X1, which yields MQFLRVSVLWVKRTKNFLSKGRLPVVTRVSKFCKKANPGEMSAKNLPSWNQPQGHGELKLYNSLTREKNLFIPSNGRRVTWYSCGPTVYDASHMGHARSYITFDIVRRVLQSYFNYDVFCVMNVTDIDDKIIHRARRNHLQEKYREENSDPKKILSDIQVALQPYVKKMEDTKDEDKKNMFIKIIEKVQSTCGKLEALLQKGKADDVQAVTQELLADASDPLSAWLDSKHGSDVTDHRIFAKLTEFWEQEYHKDMAALNVLPADILTNITEYVPEVVTFIEKVIANGYAYESNGSVYFDTIKFGSSEKHSYARLVPEAVGDLDALAEGEGELSQNLGEKRSERDFALWKASKQGEPSWESPWGKGRPGWHVECSVMASDVLGSNIDIHTGGVDLKFPHHDNELAQSEAHFCVSQWVNYFLHAGHLTIEGCKMSKSLKNFITIKQALKRNSSRQIRLAFLLHTWNATLDYSQNVIREAEQVEKLFNGFFLAVKDILRKPEVKAPGSHNYHELEKDLQSKFHEKKDGVHQALCDSIDTPGALRHMQDLVKLSNIYISNKKQRNESANKQLLEGVAKYITQMLKIFGANEGVQLIGFGSAVQQSGGNQEEVALPYVQLLADFREDIRAIAREEKVPRILKACDDLRDNKLVDVGVLLEDQEGDQKAVIKFVDRETLLKERQQKLEEQAKKQRQKEEAKRKQEEEKAAKEAKARIPPWDMFKQEKDKYSAFDEQFMCVVKGIPTHDASGEPISGKQVKKLKKLYQQQEKLYNTVGPGASGTS from the exons ATGCAGTTTTTACGGGTTTCTGTGCTGTGGGTAAAGCGTACTAAAAACTTTCTCTCAAAAGGACGGCTTCCTGTTGTTACACGTGTATCTAAATTCTGCAAAAAAGCAAACCCCGGAGAAATGTCAGCTAAGAATCTACCATCTTGGAATCAACCTCAAGGCCATGGTGAACTTAAGCTTTATAATAGCTTGACTCGAGAAAAG AACCTGTTTATCCCTTCAAATGGCCGTCGTGTCACTTGGTACAGTTGTGGACCAACTGTTTATGATGCGTCTCATATGGGTCATGCTCGATCTTACATCACCTTTGACATTGTACGCAGAGTGTTGCAGTCTTACTTCAACTATGATGTGTTTTGTGTAATGAATGTAACAGACATAGATGATAAG ATCATCCATAGAGCAAGAAGAAACCACCTCCAGGAGAAATATCGAGAAGAAAATAGTGACCCTAAAAAAATTCTGTCAGATATTCAAGTAGCTTTGCAGCCTTATGTGAAAAAGATGGAGGATACGAAAGATGAAGACaagaaaaatatgtttattaAGATCATTGAAAAGGTGCAATCAACATGTGGAAAACTTGAGGCACTGCTACAGAAAGGGAAAGCTGATGATGTTCAAGCTGTTACACAG GAGCTATTAGCTGATGCATCAGATCCCCTGTCAGCTTGGCTAGATTCCAAG CATGGCTCTGATGTGACAGACCACAGAATCTTTGCCAAACTTACAGAGTTCTGGGAACAAGAATACCACAAAGACATGGCTGCTCTGAAT GTCCTGCCTGCAGATATCCTGACCAACATTACAGAATATGTGCCAGAAGTGGTGACCTTTATTGAGAAAGTCATAGCAAATGGATATGC ATATGAGTCTAATGGCTCAGTTTATTTCGACACCATCAAATTTGGATCTAGTGAGAAGCATAGCTACGCTAGACTTGTGCCGGAGGCTGTTGGCGACTTGGATGCATTAGCAGAAGGAGAAG GGGAACTAAGCCAGAATCTGGGTGAAAAGCGTTCTGAAAGGGATTTTGCTCTTTGgaaagcaagcaagcaaggaGAACCTTCATGGGAATCTCCCTGGGGCAAG GGGAGACCAGGCTGGCATGTTGAGTGTTCTGTGATGGCAAG TGATGTTCTTGGATCCAATATTGATATTCACACCGGAGGTGTAGATCTGAAGTTTCCTCACCACGACAATGAATTAGCCCAATCTGAA GCTCATTTCTGTGTCAGTCAGTGGGTCAACTATTTTCTTCATGCTGGGCACTTGACAATAGAGGGGTGCAAAATGTCTAAATCTCTAAAGAATTTCATCACTATCAAG cAAGCTTTAAAGAGAAACTCATCGCGTCAGATAAGGCTTGCATTTCTGTTACACACATGGAATGCAACACTGGACTACAGCCAGAATGTGATCAGGGAGGCTGAACAAGTGGAAAAACTATTTAAT ggtttttttttggctgTGAAAGACATTTTGAGAAAGCCTGAAGTTAAGGCTCCTGGTTCTCACAACTACCATGAGCTGGAAAAAGACCTTCAGAGCAA GTTCCATGAAAAGAAAGATGGTGTTCACCAGGCACTCTGCG ATTCTATCGACACTCCTGGTGCACTTCGGCACATGCAGGACCTGGTTAAACTCTCCAACATTTACATCAGCAACAAGAAGCAAAGGAATGAATCTGCAAACAAGCAGTTGCTTGAGGGTGTTGCAAAATACATCACACAGATGCTCAAG ATATTTGGAGCAAACGAAGGCGTGCAGCTCATTGGCTTTGGCTCAGCAGTCCAGCAATCTGGAGGAAAT CAAGAGGAGGTGGCCTTGCCATATGTACAACTACTAGCTGACTTCAGGGAGGACATCAGGGCAATCGCCCGAGAGGAAAAAG TTCCACGGATCCTAAAAGCTTGTGATGACCTGAGAGACAACAAATTGGTCGATGTTGGAGTTCTGCTTGAGGACCAAGAAG GTGACCAGAAAGCAGTTATCAAGTTTGTTGATCGAGAAACCTTGCTGAAGGAGAGACAACAGAAGCTAGAG GAACAAGCAAAGAAGCAGCGTCAGAAGGAGGAGGCGAAGCGGAAACAAGAAGAGGAGAAGGCCGCCAAAGAAGCCAAGGCGCGCATCCCGCCATGGGACATGTTCAAACAGGAGAAGGATAAATATTCAGCCTTTGATGAACAG TTTATGTGTGTTGTTAAGGGAATCCCTACCCATGACGCATCAGGGGAGCCGATCAGTGGCAAACAAGTGAAGAAATTGAAGAAGCTCTACCAGCAACAAGAGAAGCTGTATAACACCGTCGGTCCTGGGGCGAGCGGAACCTCATAA
- the LOC5520941 gene encoding cysteine--tRNA ligase, cytoplasmic-like isoform X2, which produces MQFLRVSVLWVKRTKNFLSKGRLPVVTRVSKFCKKANPGEMSAKNLPSWNQPQGHGELKLYNSLTREKNLFIPSNGRRVTWYSCGPTVYDASHMGHARSYITFDIVRRVLQSYFNYDVFCVMNVTDIDDKIIHRARRNHLQEKYREENSDPKKILSDIQVALQPYVKKMEDTKDEDKKNMFIKIIEKVQSTCGKLEALLQKGKADDVQAVTQELLADASDPLSAWLDSKHGSDVTDHRIFAKLTEFWEQEYHKDMAALNVLPADILTNITEYVPEVVTFIEKVIANGYAYESNGSVYFDTIKFGSSEKHSYARLVPEAVGDLDALAEGEGELSQNLGEKRSERDFALWKASKQGEPSWESPWGKGRPGWHVECSVMASDVLGSNIDIHTGGVDLKFPHHDNELAQSEAHFCVSQWVNYFLHAGHLTIEGCKMSKSLKNFITIKQALKRNSSRQIRLAFLLHTWNATLDYSQNVIREAEQVEKLFNGFFLAVKDILRKPEVKAPGSHNYHELEKDLQSKFHEKKDGVHQALCDSIDTPGALRHMQDLVKLSNIYISNKKQRNESANKQLLEGVAKYITQMLKIFGANEGVQLIGFGSAVQQSGGNQEEVALPYVQLLADFREDIRAIAREEKVPRILKACDDLRDNKLVDVGVLLEDQEGDQKAVIKFVDRETLLKERQQKLEEQAKKQRQKEEAKRKQEEEKAAKEAKARIPPWDMFKQEKDKYSAFDEQGIPTHDASGEPISGKQVKKLKKLYQQQEKLYNTVGPGASGTS; this is translated from the exons ATGCAGTTTTTACGGGTTTCTGTGCTGTGGGTAAAGCGTACTAAAAACTTTCTCTCAAAAGGACGGCTTCCTGTTGTTACACGTGTATCTAAATTCTGCAAAAAAGCAAACCCCGGAGAAATGTCAGCTAAGAATCTACCATCTTGGAATCAACCTCAAGGCCATGGTGAACTTAAGCTTTATAATAGCTTGACTCGAGAAAAG AACCTGTTTATCCCTTCAAATGGCCGTCGTGTCACTTGGTACAGTTGTGGACCAACTGTTTATGATGCGTCTCATATGGGTCATGCTCGATCTTACATCACCTTTGACATTGTACGCAGAGTGTTGCAGTCTTACTTCAACTATGATGTGTTTTGTGTAATGAATGTAACAGACATAGATGATAAG ATCATCCATAGAGCAAGAAGAAACCACCTCCAGGAGAAATATCGAGAAGAAAATAGTGACCCTAAAAAAATTCTGTCAGATATTCAAGTAGCTTTGCAGCCTTATGTGAAAAAGATGGAGGATACGAAAGATGAAGACaagaaaaatatgtttattaAGATCATTGAAAAGGTGCAATCAACATGTGGAAAACTTGAGGCACTGCTACAGAAAGGGAAAGCTGATGATGTTCAAGCTGTTACACAG GAGCTATTAGCTGATGCATCAGATCCCCTGTCAGCTTGGCTAGATTCCAAG CATGGCTCTGATGTGACAGACCACAGAATCTTTGCCAAACTTACAGAGTTCTGGGAACAAGAATACCACAAAGACATGGCTGCTCTGAAT GTCCTGCCTGCAGATATCCTGACCAACATTACAGAATATGTGCCAGAAGTGGTGACCTTTATTGAGAAAGTCATAGCAAATGGATATGC ATATGAGTCTAATGGCTCAGTTTATTTCGACACCATCAAATTTGGATCTAGTGAGAAGCATAGCTACGCTAGACTTGTGCCGGAGGCTGTTGGCGACTTGGATGCATTAGCAGAAGGAGAAG GGGAACTAAGCCAGAATCTGGGTGAAAAGCGTTCTGAAAGGGATTTTGCTCTTTGgaaagcaagcaagcaaggaGAACCTTCATGGGAATCTCCCTGGGGCAAG GGGAGACCAGGCTGGCATGTTGAGTGTTCTGTGATGGCAAG TGATGTTCTTGGATCCAATATTGATATTCACACCGGAGGTGTAGATCTGAAGTTTCCTCACCACGACAATGAATTAGCCCAATCTGAA GCTCATTTCTGTGTCAGTCAGTGGGTCAACTATTTTCTTCATGCTGGGCACTTGACAATAGAGGGGTGCAAAATGTCTAAATCTCTAAAGAATTTCATCACTATCAAG cAAGCTTTAAAGAGAAACTCATCGCGTCAGATAAGGCTTGCATTTCTGTTACACACATGGAATGCAACACTGGACTACAGCCAGAATGTGATCAGGGAGGCTGAACAAGTGGAAAAACTATTTAAT ggtttttttttggctgTGAAAGACATTTTGAGAAAGCCTGAAGTTAAGGCTCCTGGTTCTCACAACTACCATGAGCTGGAAAAAGACCTTCAGAGCAA GTTCCATGAAAAGAAAGATGGTGTTCACCAGGCACTCTGCG ATTCTATCGACACTCCTGGTGCACTTCGGCACATGCAGGACCTGGTTAAACTCTCCAACATTTACATCAGCAACAAGAAGCAAAGGAATGAATCTGCAAACAAGCAGTTGCTTGAGGGTGTTGCAAAATACATCACACAGATGCTCAAG ATATTTGGAGCAAACGAAGGCGTGCAGCTCATTGGCTTTGGCTCAGCAGTCCAGCAATCTGGAGGAAAT CAAGAGGAGGTGGCCTTGCCATATGTACAACTACTAGCTGACTTCAGGGAGGACATCAGGGCAATCGCCCGAGAGGAAAAAG TTCCACGGATCCTAAAAGCTTGTGATGACCTGAGAGACAACAAATTGGTCGATGTTGGAGTTCTGCTTGAGGACCAAGAAG GTGACCAGAAAGCAGTTATCAAGTTTGTTGATCGAGAAACCTTGCTGAAGGAGAGACAACAGAAGCTAGAG GAACAAGCAAAGAAGCAGCGTCAGAAGGAGGAGGCGAAGCGGAAACAAGAAGAGGAGAAGGCCGCCAAAGAAGCCAAGGCGCGCATCCCGCCATGGGACATGTTCAAACAGGAGAAGGATAAATATTCAGCCTTTGATGAACAG GGAATCCCTACCCATGACGCATCAGGGGAGCCGATCAGTGGCAAACAAGTGAAGAAATTGAAGAAGCTCTACCAGCAACAAGAGAAGCTGTATAACACCGTCGGTCCTGGGGCGAGCGGAACCTCATAA
- the LOC5520941 gene encoding cysteine--tRNA ligase, cytoplasmic-like isoform X3 yields MSAKNLPSWNQPQGHGELKLYNSLTREKNLFIPSNGRRVTWYSCGPTVYDASHMGHARSYITFDIVRRVLQSYFNYDVFCVMNVTDIDDKIIHRARRNHLQEKYREENSDPKKILSDIQVALQPYVKKMEDTKDEDKKNMFIKIIEKVQSTCGKLEALLQKGKADDVQAVTQELLADASDPLSAWLDSKHGSDVTDHRIFAKLTEFWEQEYHKDMAALNVLPADILTNITEYVPEVVTFIEKVIANGYAYESNGSVYFDTIKFGSSEKHSYARLVPEAVGDLDALAEGEGELSQNLGEKRSERDFALWKASKQGEPSWESPWGKGRPGWHVECSVMASDVLGSNIDIHTGGVDLKFPHHDNELAQSEAHFCVSQWVNYFLHAGHLTIEGCKMSKSLKNFITIKQALKRNSSRQIRLAFLLHTWNATLDYSQNVIREAEQVEKLFNGFFLAVKDILRKPEVKAPGSHNYHELEKDLQSKFHEKKDGVHQALCDSIDTPGALRHMQDLVKLSNIYISNKKQRNESANKQLLEGVAKYITQMLKIFGANEGVQLIGFGSAVQQSGGNQEEVALPYVQLLADFREDIRAIAREEKVPRILKACDDLRDNKLVDVGVLLEDQEGDQKAVIKFVDRETLLKERQQKLEEQAKKQRQKEEAKRKQEEEKAAKEAKARIPPWDMFKQEKDKYSAFDEQFMCVVKGIPTHDASGEPISGKQVKKLKKLYQQQEKLYNTVGPGASGTS; encoded by the exons ATGTCAGCTAAGAATCTACCATCTTGGAATCAACCTCAAGGCCATGGTGAACTTAAGCTTTATAATAGCTTGACTCGAGAAAAG AACCTGTTTATCCCTTCAAATGGCCGTCGTGTCACTTGGTACAGTTGTGGACCAACTGTTTATGATGCGTCTCATATGGGTCATGCTCGATCTTACATCACCTTTGACATTGTACGCAGAGTGTTGCAGTCTTACTTCAACTATGATGTGTTTTGTGTAATGAATGTAACAGACATAGATGATAAG ATCATCCATAGAGCAAGAAGAAACCACCTCCAGGAGAAATATCGAGAAGAAAATAGTGACCCTAAAAAAATTCTGTCAGATATTCAAGTAGCTTTGCAGCCTTATGTGAAAAAGATGGAGGATACGAAAGATGAAGACaagaaaaatatgtttattaAGATCATTGAAAAGGTGCAATCAACATGTGGAAAACTTGAGGCACTGCTACAGAAAGGGAAAGCTGATGATGTTCAAGCTGTTACACAG GAGCTATTAGCTGATGCATCAGATCCCCTGTCAGCTTGGCTAGATTCCAAG CATGGCTCTGATGTGACAGACCACAGAATCTTTGCCAAACTTACAGAGTTCTGGGAACAAGAATACCACAAAGACATGGCTGCTCTGAAT GTCCTGCCTGCAGATATCCTGACCAACATTACAGAATATGTGCCAGAAGTGGTGACCTTTATTGAGAAAGTCATAGCAAATGGATATGC ATATGAGTCTAATGGCTCAGTTTATTTCGACACCATCAAATTTGGATCTAGTGAGAAGCATAGCTACGCTAGACTTGTGCCGGAGGCTGTTGGCGACTTGGATGCATTAGCAGAAGGAGAAG GGGAACTAAGCCAGAATCTGGGTGAAAAGCGTTCTGAAAGGGATTTTGCTCTTTGgaaagcaagcaagcaaggaGAACCTTCATGGGAATCTCCCTGGGGCAAG GGGAGACCAGGCTGGCATGTTGAGTGTTCTGTGATGGCAAG TGATGTTCTTGGATCCAATATTGATATTCACACCGGAGGTGTAGATCTGAAGTTTCCTCACCACGACAATGAATTAGCCCAATCTGAA GCTCATTTCTGTGTCAGTCAGTGGGTCAACTATTTTCTTCATGCTGGGCACTTGACAATAGAGGGGTGCAAAATGTCTAAATCTCTAAAGAATTTCATCACTATCAAG cAAGCTTTAAAGAGAAACTCATCGCGTCAGATAAGGCTTGCATTTCTGTTACACACATGGAATGCAACACTGGACTACAGCCAGAATGTGATCAGGGAGGCTGAACAAGTGGAAAAACTATTTAAT ggtttttttttggctgTGAAAGACATTTTGAGAAAGCCTGAAGTTAAGGCTCCTGGTTCTCACAACTACCATGAGCTGGAAAAAGACCTTCAGAGCAA GTTCCATGAAAAGAAAGATGGTGTTCACCAGGCACTCTGCG ATTCTATCGACACTCCTGGTGCACTTCGGCACATGCAGGACCTGGTTAAACTCTCCAACATTTACATCAGCAACAAGAAGCAAAGGAATGAATCTGCAAACAAGCAGTTGCTTGAGGGTGTTGCAAAATACATCACACAGATGCTCAAG ATATTTGGAGCAAACGAAGGCGTGCAGCTCATTGGCTTTGGCTCAGCAGTCCAGCAATCTGGAGGAAAT CAAGAGGAGGTGGCCTTGCCATATGTACAACTACTAGCTGACTTCAGGGAGGACATCAGGGCAATCGCCCGAGAGGAAAAAG TTCCACGGATCCTAAAAGCTTGTGATGACCTGAGAGACAACAAATTGGTCGATGTTGGAGTTCTGCTTGAGGACCAAGAAG GTGACCAGAAAGCAGTTATCAAGTTTGTTGATCGAGAAACCTTGCTGAAGGAGAGACAACAGAAGCTAGAG GAACAAGCAAAGAAGCAGCGTCAGAAGGAGGAGGCGAAGCGGAAACAAGAAGAGGAGAAGGCCGCCAAAGAAGCCAAGGCGCGCATCCCGCCATGGGACATGTTCAAACAGGAGAAGGATAAATATTCAGCCTTTGATGAACAG TTTATGTGTGTTGTTAAGGGAATCCCTACCCATGACGCATCAGGGGAGCCGATCAGTGGCAAACAAGTGAAGAAATTGAAGAAGCTCTACCAGCAACAAGAGAAGCTGTATAACACCGTCGGTCCTGGGGCGAGCGGAACCTCATAA